The sequence below is a genomic window from Croceicoccus marinus.
TCCCACGCGATCGGATTGCCGCTGGTGTCCAGGCCGAGGCCATCGACGGGCTTTCTAGAGATATTATCGGTGTGGTTCGCCGCGTCCCCCAGCATGACATAGGCGCGCAGGCTTGGCGTGATGATGCCGCGGTACAGCCTGCCCAGCGAGCGATAGCCGCCCAGCACGCTGAGAAGCCCATGCTCGATCTGCTGGACCGCGTCATTGACGCCGTCCGGGTCGTGGATCTCGACCAGCCGGTTCGCCTGGTCGATGGTGGTCGCGTCATAATCGAGGTCGAATTCCTCGACCATCTTGGCGAGCATCCAGGTCGTGCCGATCTGCGATTCCACGCGCAGATCGTAGTCGCCCGCGTCATGCCACCCGCCGCGGTCGAGCCCGGGCACCATGTCGCCCGGCTCGTACCCGGTCAGCGTGGAGGGTCCCTGAACGTACCCGTCGATATGGTTCAGCCCGGTCGGGGCCATCAACGCATCGTCTAGGTGGTCGAGTCCGTGCCAGATCCGGTATTTCTCGTTCACGCGCATGTGACACATCTGCACGGGCAGGAAATATTCCAGCGTCGGCTGCCAGGCGTGGCGCGAATAGACCAGCGGATCGATGCGGAACGTGTTCGAGGTCGCGCCGCCGTACTCGATCTCGTACAGGCCGGGCACCTTAACCGCGCTGAAGTCCAGCAGCGCATAATCATAGCGCAGGAAGTCGCCCCATTGGTCGGGCACGGCCGACAGTACCGGCTCGCGGCCCTGCGCAGTCAGGCGGTAGAGCGTCGCCTCGCCTGCAGTGGCGCTGCCGGCGGCCGTCTCTATCACCGCGCGCTTGGGCTGGGCGGGCGCGTAGCCAAGCTGCGAGACCTGGATGACCGGCTGATAGCTCCAGTCGGCCACGGTCTTCGGCGTGACGATCCACTCCACCGCGTTTTTGGTCGCGCCGGCGGGGATCGGCGTGCGGACGATGTACCAGCCGTTGTTATGCGCCGATCGCCCGTCGATCAGCTGCAGCTCGCCCGCTCCGACATTGCGGAAGCTGATGCGCTGCAATGCGCTTTCAGGCGCGACGGTCAGCAGCTGGCCGCTCGCCAGCGGCGCGGCGAGCGCCTGATCGTTGGGATCCTGCACCGGCCCATTCGCCTGGACATTGCGCGGAACGGCCACCGTCCCGCCGCTTGCCGTGACCATCGGACCTTCGGGCTGGCGGTTGAACAGCCCGGCAGCGTCATCCATCAGCCAGGCCTTGCCGAACAATTCGCCCGGAAAAAGCTCCATGTTGAAGCCCACTCGCCCGACCCATTCGGGCGGCAGTGGCTTGTCGAGATCGACCGTGATGCGAAACGCACCTCCGTCGGACGGCGTGACGGACACGGTATAGGCCAGATCGAGATCGGGATAGAAGATCGGGTTGAAGCCGCGTCCGTCTTTGGCAGGATCGGGGTAGGACAGCGTCTGCCGGATGGTGCCGGTCGCCGGATCGATGGTCCGCTCGCCCGCGGAGATCGGCATGGGGGACCATTGGCCGGGCTCGGGCTCAAGCCGCACGTCTCCGTTGGCGGCAACCCTGCGGCCGTGCTGTATGATCGTGACGCCGGTCTGGTGGCCATCGGGATAGATGTCGTCGAACACGATCACGTCCAGCGCATGCGCGCTGAGATAGCCCTTGTCCTCGTCGAGCGTCAGTTCGGCCTGCTTATCCGGTCCGGCTGCCAGCAGCAGCGGTGCGCCTGCCAGCAGCAGAAGCTTGCGATATGTCACCCGGTGTTTCCTCCCCCGATCGTTGCATCGGAACCTAGCGTGCCAGGCGCGTTATGCAAAAGCGGAAACGCCAATGGATGCCGTAACGTCGACTGCAATTCGGCCTTCGGCATTCCGGTTGGATGAAGGGCTTACCCGGAGGGAAATGACGGCTGGCCTGGGCATCTCGGTATATGGACCGGAGACGGCCTGCCCATGGAATTGATTGCGGACTTCCGGGATCGATCATCCGGAAGCTGACGGTCGGCGACCGGCGTTAGGTCCGGTCGATATCGACCTCGGTGCGGGTCAGTTCGATTTCCCTGCTGTCGGTGACGGTGCGTTTCGTGCGGCGGAGGTGGATTTCCTCGCGCAGTACCATTTCG
It includes:
- a CDS encoding cellulase N-terminal Ig-like domain-containing protein, which gives rise to MTYRKLLLLAGAPLLLAAGPDKQAELTLDEDKGYLSAHALDVIVFDDIYPDGHQTGVTIIQHGRRVAANGDVRLEPEPGQWSPMPISAGERTIDPATGTIRQTLSYPDPAKDGRGFNPIFYPDLDLAYTVSVTPSDGGAFRITVDLDKPLPPEWVGRVGFNMELFPGELFGKAWLMDDAAGLFNRQPEGPMVTASGGTVAVPRNVQANGPVQDPNDQALAAPLASGQLLTVAPESALQRISFRNVGAGELQLIDGRSAHNNGWYIVRTPIPAGATKNAVEWIVTPKTVADWSYQPVIQVSQLGYAPAQPKRAVIETAAGSATAGEATLYRLTAQGREPVLSAVPDQWGDFLRYDYALLDFSAVKVPGLYEIEYGGATSNTFRIDPLVYSRHAWQPTLEYFLPVQMCHMRVNEKYRIWHGLDHLDDALMAPTGLNHIDGYVQGPSTLTGYEPGDMVPGLDRGGWHDAGDYDLRVESQIGTTWMLAKMVEEFDLDYDATTIDQANRLVEIHDPDGVNDAVQQIEHGLLSVLGGYRSLGRLYRGIITPSLRAYVMLGDAANHTDNISRKPVDGLGLDTSGNPIAWDDRWVFTEDNPDRELYVAGGLAAAGRVMRAKGSPLGQEAIDAASAIAAQALDRSQNVSNKTFALAELAQSTGDEAYIAQLAAMEGAIIEDIADSGWRLASIENRLPAGFRQRLAAAVAEHQRKVEQSARTDSPYGVPYEPEIWGAGWTIQSLGVRQWFFHKGWPEATSTDGFLSALNFVLGVHPGENRASFVSGVGAQSATVAYGVNRADWSYIPGGVISGTNLVRPDLPELKEWPYFWQQGEYVMGGGATNYMFLALAADALYGGKAAPAD